A genomic window from Thalassoroseus pseudoceratinae includes:
- the rpmA gene encoding 50S ribosomal protein L27: MAHKKGQGSSRNGRDSNAQRRGVKKFGGQSVIPGNILIRQCGTKWHPGQNVGMGRDYTIYALVPGTVYFDRNGRRVNVAPAEANA, encoded by the coding sequence ATGGCACATAAGAAGGGGCAAGGGTCCAGTCGTAACGGACGAGACTCAAATGCACAACGACGCGGCGTGAAGAAATTTGGTGGCCAAAGCGTCATTCCGGGGAACATTTTGATCCGTCAGTGCGGAACCAAATGGCATCCTGGCCAAAACGTCGGCATGGGACGGGATTACACGATTTACGCATTGGTTCCCGGCACGGTCTACTTCGACCGCAATGGTCGTCGCGTGAACGTTGCTCCCGCTGAAGCCAACGCATAG
- a CDS encoding DUF2760 domain-containing protein, whose amino-acid sequence MGRIGTAFRAFFGSLFNPETATRVGQALADEPAKIEPSEQPTPKPQPTPPAPKPPARSEAVTLLATLQREARLIDFVKEPLDGIPDAQVGAAVREIHRNLAESLNRMFQIQPVLTDAEGSSVEVPSGFNAGRYRLVGNVTGEAPYRGTLAHHGWLANSTQLPDWTGNDDSADIIAPAEVELK is encoded by the coding sequence ATGGGACGCATTGGAACCGCCTTTCGGGCATTCTTCGGCAGTTTGTTCAATCCGGAAACGGCCACGCGAGTTGGGCAGGCACTTGCGGATGAACCAGCCAAAATCGAACCGTCAGAACAGCCTACACCCAAACCGCAACCGACCCCGCCCGCCCCCAAGCCGCCGGCACGCAGTGAAGCGGTCACGTTGTTGGCCACACTGCAACGTGAAGCCCGCCTGATTGACTTCGTGAAAGAACCGCTCGACGGTATTCCCGATGCCCAAGTCGGTGCGGCAGTCCGCGAGATCCACCGGAATCTGGCCGAGTCACTGAACCGGATGTTCCAAATTCAACCCGTCCTGACCGATGCCGAGGGAAGTTCGGTTGAGGTTCCATCCGGATTCAATGCAGGACGGTATCGGCTTGTGGGCAACGTCACCGGAGAAGCACCGTACCGGGGCACGTTGGCTCATCACGGCTGGCTTGCAAACTCGACCCAACTGCCCGACTGGACCGGCAACGACGACAGTGCCGACATCATCGCCCCGGCAGAAGTCGAATTGAAATAA
- a CDS encoding Hsp70 family protein, translating into MSADFVIGIDLGTTNSVLSYSALNAEKPTIELLPIPQLVAPQTVELHTTLPSFLYLPTDQETGGVYDLPWQANPKTVAGRLARQQSADVPDRTVGAAKSWLCHSKVDRHAAILPWNAPDDVPKVSPVEASQRYLEHLVAAWTDAFPNAPIADQNVVLTVPASFDASARELTREAALAAGLPDDLVLLEEPQAAVYAWLQEVGDEWRKILTVKDTLLVCDVGGGTTDLSLVTVVDEDGDFVLRRLAVGDHLLVGGDNMDLTLAHYVAGLFEEKGISLDPWQSVSLWHSCRAAKEALLAPDGPETHTVSVLGRGSRLIGGTVSVEVERKAAQQILAEGFFPECALNDRPQRQRASGFQDIGLPFESDPAVTRHLAAFLAAHGGDEAIRPSHVLFNGGVFKGENLTTRLMSVLGDWFDQGGEKPQILEGAHDLDHAVARGAAFYGWSKKTGGLRIRGGTARAYYVGIETAGLAIPGAPRPLRALCVVPFGMEEGTAADVPSGEIGLVVGEAAQFRFFKSSVRKEDQPGDTLPNAPTHELEETDPLETVLPPDEDSEDPFVPVKFHSKVNELGLLELWCVSTQSDKRWKLEFSVREED; encoded by the coding sequence ATGTCCGCGGACTTTGTGATTGGGATTGATCTCGGCACGACAAACAGCGTGCTTTCGTACTCGGCTTTGAACGCTGAGAAGCCAACAATCGAATTGTTGCCGATTCCTCAACTGGTGGCCCCTCAGACGGTCGAACTGCACACGACTTTACCGTCGTTCCTGTATCTGCCGACCGATCAGGAAACTGGCGGCGTTTACGACTTGCCTTGGCAAGCCAATCCGAAGACGGTCGCCGGGCGTTTGGCGCGTCAGCAATCGGCGGATGTGCCAGACCGAACCGTGGGAGCCGCGAAGTCGTGGCTATGCCATAGCAAAGTCGATCGGCACGCGGCGATTCTTCCCTGGAACGCTCCGGATGACGTGCCGAAGGTGTCTCCCGTCGAAGCATCTCAACGGTACCTGGAGCACCTCGTCGCTGCTTGGACTGACGCATTCCCGAACGCTCCGATTGCAGATCAAAATGTGGTACTCACGGTGCCCGCGTCATTTGACGCCTCCGCTCGGGAGTTGACTCGTGAAGCAGCATTGGCGGCTGGTCTTCCAGACGATTTGGTGCTTCTGGAAGAACCGCAAGCCGCCGTGTATGCGTGGTTGCAAGAAGTTGGCGACGAATGGCGGAAGATCCTGACCGTCAAAGACACGCTACTTGTTTGCGACGTCGGCGGCGGCACGACCGATTTGTCGCTGGTCACAGTCGTTGACGAAGACGGCGACTTTGTCCTTCGTCGCTTGGCCGTCGGTGACCACTTGCTGGTCGGCGGGGACAACATGGATCTTACCCTCGCCCACTACGTCGCGGGATTGTTCGAGGAAAAAGGAATCTCCCTCGACCCTTGGCAATCGGTTTCGCTGTGGCACTCCTGTCGTGCCGCCAAAGAAGCCCTGCTCGCTCCCGATGGACCGGAAACGCATACGGTGTCCGTCCTGGGTCGTGGCAGCCGACTGATCGGCGGAACCGTTTCCGTCGAAGTCGAACGAAAAGCGGCTCAGCAGATTTTGGCAGAAGGATTCTTCCCGGAATGTGCACTCAACGATCGACCACAACGTCAACGAGCGTCTGGGTTTCAGGACATCGGCTTGCCATTTGAATCCGACCCCGCCGTCACCCGGCATTTGGCGGCCTTTCTAGCGGCTCATGGTGGTGACGAAGCGATTCGGCCATCGCACGTGTTGTTCAACGGCGGTGTTTTCAAAGGCGAGAACTTAACGACCCGCTTGATGAGTGTGCTTGGAGATTGGTTCGATCAAGGCGGCGAAAAGCCGCAAATCCTCGAGGGGGCCCACGACTTGGATCACGCGGTCGCTCGAGGAGCGGCGTTCTACGGGTGGTCGAAAAAGACGGGCGGACTGCGAATTCGCGGCGGCACCGCTCGGGCGTACTATGTGGGAATCGAAACCGCCGGCTTGGCCATTCCCGGGGCACCGCGTCCGTTGCGTGCCCTTTGCGTTGTTCCATTTGGCATGGAAGAAGGCACCGCCGCCGATGTGCCCTCCGGAGAAATCGGCCTCGTCGTGGGTGAGGCGGCGCAGTTCCGGTTCTTCAAATCGTCGGTCCGCAAGGAAGATCAACCTGGCGACACCCTCCCCAACGCGCCAACCCACGAATTGGAAGAAACGGATCCCCTGGAAACCGTTCTCCCTCCGGACGAAGACAGCGAAGACCCATTCGTTCCCGTCAAATTTCACTCGAAAGTCAACGAGCTAGGGCTACTGGAACTCTGGTGTGTATCCACACAATCGGACAAACGCTGGAAACTTGAATTTAGCGTGCGTGAAGAGGACTGA
- a CDS encoding DUF1559 domain-containing protein, translated as MRKPTHRHGFTLIELLVVIAIIAILIALLLPAVQQAREAARRTQCKNKLKQIALALHNYHDSVGVFPFSTICGINTNNTGISNSNSRQSWFHMVLPYVEQDNLYQDMLVKIEANQFPGGWNPEASVVVDTFMCPTDPVNPKTTQQGFHGNYIPCHGAGNTGSGTGTPPANLRGMFYPLSKTKLTDVKDGTSNTIMLGEIRLQEDSVPASGSGNVVCGGSHDLRGRYHNTRHGNSTFTTLRSPNTPTGDATQYCNGTEDVPCRECRSTNGEIHARSWHAGGVQVAMGDGSVRFFSDNTDQATFQALGTMRGKEVIDLD; from the coding sequence ATGCGAAAACCTACGCACCGTCATGGATTCACGTTGATTGAGTTACTGGTGGTGATTGCCATCATCGCCATTTTGATTGCACTTTTGCTGCCCGCGGTTCAGCAAGCCCGAGAAGCGGCTCGGCGAACGCAATGCAAGAACAAGTTGAAGCAAATCGCCTTGGCGTTGCACAACTATCATGATTCTGTGGGTGTGTTTCCGTTTTCGACAATCTGTGGGATCAACACTAACAACACGGGAATCTCTAACAGCAACTCTCGGCAGTCTTGGTTTCACATGGTCTTGCCATATGTGGAACAGGACAACCTCTACCAAGACATGCTCGTTAAGATCGAAGCCAACCAGTTCCCTGGTGGCTGGAATCCAGAAGCCTCGGTCGTCGTCGACACCTTTATGTGCCCGACAGATCCTGTGAACCCGAAGACCACACAACAAGGGTTCCATGGAAACTACATCCCTTGCCACGGAGCCGGTAATACGGGAAGCGGAACAGGAACCCCACCGGCCAATCTCCGGGGAATGTTCTACCCGCTGTCCAAGACGAAGCTCACCGACGTCAAAGACGGAACGTCAAACACGATCATGCTCGGTGAAATTCGCTTGCAGGAAGACAGCGTCCCAGCGTCGGGGAGTGGTAACGTCGTCTGTGGTGGTTCTCACGACTTGCGGGGGCGGTACCACAATACGCGTCACGGCAACTCAACGTTCACAACCTTGCGTTCGCCGAACACTCCTACCGGTGACGCCACACAGTACTGCAACGGCACGGAAGATGTCCCCTGCCGCGAATGTCGCTCGACCAACGGTGAAATTCACGCTCGCAGTTGGCACGCGGGCGGCGTTCAAGTTGCGATGGGAGATGGCTCGGTTCGCTTCTTCTCAGACAACACAGACCAAGCCACGTTCCAAGCATTGGGCACAATGCGAGGGAAGGAAGTCATCGATCTCGATTGA
- a CDS encoding DUF1559 domain-containing protein, which yields MRRQRASSSPHGFTLIELLVVIAIIAILIALLLPAVQQAREAARRTQCKNNLKQLGIAFHNHHDTYGFLPSGGHHWSYAPDYSSEGTPEVAPRQRAGWGFQILPFMEQTNLWDGSGMASNADRQRQAISTPVAGLHCPSRRAAIALDPTGSWYGPSGTYEHAQTDYAGCVGSNSNGVIVRTNSDQTGQVIAFRDITDGTSSTFAIGEKRLNIANLGRYQSDDNEGYTSGWDHDVIRFSNREPRPDPRSGTGDSRFGSSHPGGLHAMFTDGAVHFISYNIDNATFRDLGYRGDGNVTTFP from the coding sequence ATGCGTCGTCAACGTGCGTCTTCATCTCCACACGGTTTTACACTGATCGAATTGTTGGTCGTGATTGCCATTATCGCGATTTTGATTGCGTTATTGCTCCCGGCAGTTCAGCAAGCCCGAGAAGCGGCCCGTCGCACTCAGTGCAAGAACAATCTGAAGCAGCTTGGCATTGCCTTCCACAACCACCACGATACCTACGGGTTCTTGCCGTCCGGCGGGCATCACTGGTCCTACGCGCCCGACTACTCATCCGAAGGCACCCCGGAAGTTGCTCCACGTCAACGGGCCGGTTGGGGGTTTCAAATCTTGCCCTTTATGGAGCAGACGAACCTCTGGGACGGAAGTGGCATGGCATCGAATGCAGATCGGCAACGTCAGGCGATTTCCACTCCGGTTGCAGGACTTCACTGCCCAAGCCGACGTGCGGCAATCGCATTGGACCCGACTGGAAGTTGGTACGGTCCCAGCGGTACCTATGAGCACGCTCAAACTGACTATGCAGGCTGTGTCGGCAGCAACAGCAACGGTGTCATCGTTCGCACGAACAGTGACCAAACCGGACAAGTGATCGCGTTCCGCGACATCACCGATGGCACCTCCAGCACTTTTGCGATCGGTGAAAAACGCTTGAATATCGCGAATTTGGGACGCTACCAATCGGATGACAACGAAGGATACACCTCGGGGTGGGACCATGATGTCATTCGGTTTAGTAACCGAGAACCGCGACCCGATCCACGGTCTGGAACGGGGGATAGCCGTTTCGGGTCGTCACATCCGGGAGGGCTTCACGCAATGTTTACGGACGGTGCCGTTCACTTCATTAGCTACAACATCGACAATGCCACTTTCCGAGATCTCGGTTACCGTGGCGATGGCAATGTCACCACGTTCCCCTAA
- a CDS encoding redoxin domain-containing protein produces the protein MRGAKRFRFLVLPISAAIIIALCVWKVSQPPAQNPASDQSTITLRQAPDFAVYDARKPQRLVRLSSYLGRHRILLVFFDGQKPFDSDPVIRKLTKSADALESRGIKLFALSSALPQTNRGRMKTINPDQPRWVFPILSDPTFATQRAYRRIDEDSSKPKTQTMQSLRELPGVFLIDRAGRIPYRGDRPIPLADPMQTIDALASGSDDGL, from the coding sequence ATGCGTGGAGCGAAACGTTTTCGGTTCCTGGTGTTGCCGATTTCGGCAGCGATCATCATTGCGTTGTGTGTTTGGAAGGTTAGCCAGCCGCCCGCACAGAATCCGGCGAGTGATCAATCGACGATTACCCTTCGACAAGCTCCCGATTTCGCCGTCTACGATGCTCGCAAGCCTCAACGATTGGTGCGGCTGTCGAGTTACTTAGGGCGGCATCGTATTCTGCTTGTCTTCTTTGATGGGCAGAAGCCATTCGACAGTGACCCCGTCATTCGTAAGCTCACGAAGTCCGCCGATGCGTTGGAATCGCGAGGAATCAAGCTGTTCGCATTGAGTTCCGCGTTGCCCCAAACCAATCGGGGGCGGATGAAGACTATCAATCCGGATCAACCGCGGTGGGTGTTTCCAATTCTCTCGGACCCAACCTTCGCCACACAGCGAGCGTACCGACGCATCGACGAAGACTCCTCGAAGCCAAAAACCCAAACGATGCAATCGCTACGAGAGTTGCCCGGTGTCTTCCTGATTGACCGAGCAGGGCGGATTCCTTACCGTGGCGACCGACCGATTCCGTTGGCTGACCCAATGCAAACAATCGATGCATTGGCATCGGGTAGCGATGACGGGTTATGA
- a CDS encoding DUF420 domain-containing protein, with the protein MKNGFLGYNASFMLDFVVSALVLIVPVLIWSIWLVKYRQSFLLHKRVQIALSAVLLLAVVAFEVDTQLVHGGWQAIINKPDQPPLRTETQLVEISGVLRIHLIFAISTPVLWAITLGLALRRFPEPPTPGQHSRLHKTLGWISTVDLTMTAVTGLWFYYVAFVA; encoded by the coding sequence ATGAAGAATGGATTTCTGGGATACAACGCCTCCTTCATGCTGGATTTTGTGGTTTCGGCCTTGGTGCTGATCGTTCCGGTGTTGATCTGGAGCATTTGGCTTGTCAAATATCGGCAGTCCTTTTTGCTGCATAAGCGTGTGCAGATTGCCCTCTCCGCGGTGCTGTTGCTGGCGGTCGTCGCCTTTGAAGTGGACACGCAGTTAGTACACGGTGGTTGGCAAGCAATCATCAACAAGCCTGATCAGCCACCACTACGAACCGAGACGCAACTCGTCGAAATCTCCGGTGTCCTGAGAATTCACCTCATCTTCGCCATCAGCACACCGGTCTTGTGGGCGATCACCCTCGGACTGGCATTGCGAAGGTTTCCCGAACCGCCCACACCGGGACAGCATAGCCGTCTTCACAAGACGCTCGGCTGGATTTCAACGGTCGATCTCACGATGACGGCGGTCACAGGGCTTTGGTTCTACTACGTTGCATTTGTTGCGTAG
- a CDS encoding beta-ketoacyl-[acyl-carrier-protein] synthase family protein, producing MRTPLADHERVVITGVGLTAPNGNNLAEFRSALLAGESGVVPFETRYMGEVLAGVCDFETTRYQKRREVRRGTRAGSVAVYCANEAIRDANLDWETVERDRVGVYIGITEHGNVETENEIWEISQFDYDTTCWSHHHNPRTVANNPAGEVTLSLKITGPHLTIGAACAAGNAGFIQGVQMLRLGEVDMAIAGGVSESIHTFGIFASFQSQGALARHDDPAKACRPFDTNRNGIVVAEGGGLCTLERLSDAKARGAKIYGEIVGYAMNSDATDFVLPDSNRQAECIRLALKRANLTPEDIDIVSSHATATEQGDIEEATALHAVFGESKNTVVNNTKSFIGHAMGAAGALELLGNIPSFDDRIAHATINLDQRDPNIPLQNIVANEPRSLDRVDHILNNSFGMLGINSVVIVRRYFGE from the coding sequence ATGCGTACACCACTGGCCGACCACGAACGTGTGGTGATAACCGGTGTCGGCTTGACCGCACCGAATGGAAACAATCTCGCGGAGTTTCGATCCGCCTTGCTAGCCGGTGAATCCGGCGTCGTCCCGTTCGAAACTCGATACATGGGCGAAGTGTTAGCAGGCGTATGCGATTTTGAAACGACCCGCTATCAAAAAAGACGCGAAGTCCGTCGGGGGACCCGTGCGGGATCGGTCGCCGTCTACTGTGCCAATGAGGCCATCCGCGACGCGAACCTCGATTGGGAAACTGTCGAGCGAGACCGCGTCGGTGTGTATATCGGCATCACCGAGCACGGGAACGTCGAAACCGAAAACGAAATCTGGGAGATTTCGCAATTCGATTACGATACGACGTGTTGGTCGCATCACCACAACCCACGAACGGTGGCGAACAACCCAGCGGGTGAAGTCACACTAAGCCTGAAGATTACCGGCCCACACCTGACGATCGGTGCCGCCTGTGCCGCTGGCAATGCCGGTTTCATTCAGGGCGTGCAGATGCTGCGTCTCGGCGAAGTCGATATGGCGATCGCTGGCGGGGTTTCGGAAAGTATCCACACGTTCGGCATCTTCGCGAGTTTCCAAAGCCAAGGCGCACTGGCTCGGCATGACGACCCCGCCAAGGCGTGTCGTCCTTTTGATACAAATCGCAATGGAATTGTCGTCGCAGAGGGCGGCGGGCTTTGCACACTCGAACGTCTATCCGATGCAAAGGCACGCGGCGCCAAGATTTATGGCGAAATCGTCGGATACGCTATGAACTCCGACGCCACCGATTTCGTGCTGCCGGACTCCAATCGGCAAGCCGAGTGCATTCGTCTGGCGTTGAAACGAGCGAACCTCACGCCGGAAGACATCGACATCGTCAGCAGCCACGCAACGGCCACCGAACAAGGTGACATCGAAGAAGCAACGGCATTGCACGCGGTATTCGGTGAAAGCAAGAACACCGTCGTGAACAACACCAAGAGTTTCATCGGCCATGCGATGGGGGCGGCTGGAGCACTCGAATTGCTCGGAAATATTCCATCGTTTGACGATCGAATCGCACACGCTACAATCAACCTCGACCAACGTGATCCCAATATCCCCCTGCAGAACATCGTGGCAAACGAACCACGGTCGCTCGATCGGGTGGATCACATCCTGAACAATTCGTTCGGCATGTTGGGCATCAATTCCGTGGTCATCGTCCGACGATATTTCGGAGAGTAA
- a CDS encoding acyl carrier protein, producing MSPGEIRQVILDILDQIAPDEDLSDLQDSKPFREQMELDSMDFLDIVMELRKQYRVQIPEEDYPALASMDSTVEYLKPKLEDVPKR from the coding sequence ATGAGTCCCGGAGAGATCCGACAGGTCATTCTCGACATCCTCGACCAAATTGCCCCCGATGAGGATCTGTCCGACCTCCAAGACAGCAAACCATTTCGGGAGCAAATGGAACTCGACAGCATGGACTTCCTCGACATTGTCATGGAACTCCGCAAGCAATATCGAGTCCAAATCCCCGAAGAGGATTACCCCGCCTTGGCTTCGATGGACAGCACCGTCGAGTACCTCAAACCAAAGCTGGAAGACGTCCCGAAGCGTTAA
- a CDS encoding phytoene desaturase family protein, which produces MKYDTIIIGAGLSGLAAGIRLAHFEKRVLILERHTTIGGLNSFYRLRARNHDVGLHAVTNYAKPGTKKGPLSKLLRQLRLSWDDFGLCPQVESAVAFPDCTLRFTNEFAFLESQVAERFPSQIDGFRRLVEKIDQHDALSLNREPVWSRPILAEFISDPLLIEMLLCPLLLYGSATPRDMDFNQFVILFQSIYQEGFARPYGGVRQMLKPLVRKYKSLGGELRLRCGVKTIHTHGDRAVSVELDDGEIIEADNVLSSAGSTETLRLVENAQSEAQEYKPGELSFVETIFSLDREPLDFGHKETVIFYNSLPKFHYECPSEPVDIRSGIVCSPNNFQYDEPLDEGRIRITALADPDPWMSWPEEKYVAEKEHWCAAIAEASQQFIPDFRPHIVDTDMFTPRTITKYTGHLNGAVYGAAEKVVDGRTHLENLYLCGTDQGFLGIIGAMLSGVSISNAYLLR; this is translated from the coding sequence GTGAAATACGATACCATCATCATCGGAGCCGGGTTGTCGGGTTTGGCGGCTGGGATTCGGTTGGCTCACTTCGAAAAACGAGTCCTCATCCTCGAACGGCACACGACCATCGGCGGGCTGAATTCGTTTTATCGGTTGCGGGCGCGGAATCACGATGTCGGTTTGCACGCCGTCACCAATTATGCCAAACCGGGAACGAAAAAAGGTCCACTAAGCAAGTTGCTTCGGCAGCTTCGGCTATCGTGGGATGATTTCGGCCTGTGCCCGCAAGTCGAGTCGGCAGTTGCGTTTCCCGATTGCACCTTGCGATTCACGAACGAGTTTGCGTTCCTAGAATCGCAAGTGGCCGAGCGTTTCCCGTCGCAGATCGATGGATTCCGCCGGTTGGTCGAGAAAATCGACCAGCATGACGCACTCAGTCTCAACCGTGAGCCGGTTTGGTCACGACCGATTCTGGCAGAGTTCATTTCCGATCCCCTTCTGATCGAAATGCTGCTGTGTCCCCTGCTCCTCTACGGCAGTGCAACGCCACGGGACATGGATTTCAACCAGTTTGTGATCCTCTTTCAAAGCATCTATCAAGAGGGATTCGCCCGCCCGTACGGTGGTGTGCGACAGATGCTCAAACCCTTGGTTCGCAAGTACAAAAGTCTTGGGGGCGAACTTCGACTTCGATGCGGCGTGAAGACGATCCACACACATGGTGATCGGGCGGTATCGGTGGAACTCGATGACGGTGAAATCATCGAAGCTGATAATGTTCTCTCATCAGCTGGTTCCACGGAAACGTTGCGACTTGTCGAAAATGCTCAGAGTGAAGCTCAGGAGTATAAACCCGGCGAACTATCGTTTGTGGAAACGATTTTCTCGCTCGACCGCGAACCGCTCGATTTCGGTCACAAAGAGACCGTGATCTTCTACAACTCACTCCCGAAGTTTCATTACGAATGCCCCAGCGAACCGGTTGATATTCGTAGCGGGATCGTGTGCTCGCCAAACAATTTCCAGTATGACGAACCGCTTGATGAGGGCCGAATCCGGATCACCGCGTTGGCGGACCCCGATCCCTGGATGAGTTGGCCGGAAGAAAAATACGTCGCGGAGAAGGAACACTGGTGTGCGGCGATCGCCGAAGCCTCGCAGCAATTCATTCCCGATTTCCGCCCACATATCGTGGACACCGACATGTTCACGCCCCGCACGATCACCAAGTACACCGGGCACTTGAACGGTGCGGTCTATGGTGCTGCCGAAAAAGTCGTCGACGGTCGCACGCATTTGGAGAATCTGTATCTCTGCGGTACCGATCAAGGCTTCCTCGGCATTATCGGTGCGATGCTCTCAGGCGTTTCAATCAGTAACGCTTACCTGCTTCGATGA
- a CDS encoding DUF1559 domain-containing protein yields MSRTSLRRGFTLIELLVVIAIIAILIALLLPAVQQAREAARRTECKNNLKQIGIALHNYHDVYDVFPSGVINAGRSHSVDPPHVALNHTGWVLLLPFIEQGNMHEQWDFNQMSNNYLDSNPGNATGPAGVWDAASNPNVTLVQTKIPMLLCPSDIGDDLEVRSDVTGYHANHARTNYGFCAGGHGNGWPGGAYYRVYQTSASNLSDGRTGIQYQGMFGFNGAAKFAAVRDGLSSTIAVGELAIANRTNDAYTPIWGGYRRYGTFINNHPNIDPNHNNNTRYHINGPSTATDSRSHVGVTSSVHPGGAQYLFGDGSVKFLNENMDQSTYALLTRIHDGQVTDDQ; encoded by the coding sequence ATGTCACGAACATCGCTCCGTCGTGGTTTTACCCTCATCGAGTTGCTCGTTGTGATTGCAATTATCGCAATCCTCATCGCGTTGCTACTACCTGCTGTTCAACAAGCACGGGAAGCGGCTCGGCGTACTGAGTGCAAAAACAATCTCAAACAAATTGGGATCGCACTTCACAATTACCATGATGTCTATGACGTCTTTCCTTCGGGCGTGATCAATGCGGGGCGGAGCCACTCAGTCGACCCACCCCACGTAGCTTTGAATCACACTGGTTGGGTTTTGTTGCTGCCATTTATTGAGCAAGGCAACATGCATGAGCAATGGGACTTTAACCAGATGTCCAACAACTATCTGGACAGCAACCCAGGAAATGCCACCGGTCCTGCCGGTGTTTGGGACGCGGCATCGAACCCCAATGTGACGCTTGTCCAAACGAAGATTCCGATGTTGCTATGTCCGTCGGATATCGGCGACGATCTTGAGGTCCGCTCAGATGTCACAGGTTACCATGCCAATCATGCCCGAACCAACTATGGTTTCTGCGCTGGCGGTCATGGTAACGGTTGGCCGGGGGGGGCCTACTACAGAGTGTACCAAACGAGTGCCAGCAACCTCTCGGATGGACGCACGGGCATTCAGTATCAAGGAATGTTTGGCTTCAACGGTGCTGCCAAGTTCGCTGCTGTGCGTGATGGTCTTAGTAGCACAATTGCTGTCGGCGAGCTCGCGATTGCAAACCGAACTAATGATGCTTATACGCCAATTTGGGGTGGCTATCGGCGGTATGGGACTTTCATCAACAACCACCCGAACATTGACCCCAACCACAACAATAACACTCGGTATCACATCAATGGACCATCGACAGCGACCGATTCTCGTAGTCACGTGGGCGTGACCTCAAGCGTTCACCCGGGCGGTGCCCAGTATCTCTTTGGAGACGGATCCGTCAAATTCCTGAACGAAAACATGGATCAAAGCACCTATGCGTTGCTGACTCGAATTCACGACGGGCAAGTGACTGATGACCAATAA